Proteins from a genomic interval of Papaver somniferum cultivar HN1 chromosome 4, ASM357369v1, whole genome shotgun sequence:
- the LOC113273782 gene encoding uncharacterized protein LOC113273782, translating to MVKSDEEASPNSKVEQQPESMNAIILEMLKQLRASIKSEVTAIVNSEMRIQRQQMSDSLLESLPTTVKFKGAVKSEVEKMLASEREQQKKQICDSLLVSLPNLENFKGVVKSEVETVIADERERMKQQLYDSVLESLPSTEKFKEVITTAVVTVLSGEREGQKEQIKDSVLASLPATKILKLMIKNQVNAALNNLQPTGQAGTHANQNHDEAEMFSSKIAEKSNVEKAESKLQRKIAETMNVPVFMSLLVGFTTIVSQQPLQTHKELQLLIALMVVIVFGTLLYLYSVWSKLATLKSRVTSLGEKRRILNNESVALVQGILAPEVCS from the exons ATGGTGAAATCAGACGAGGAGGCTAGCCCAAATAGCAAAGTTGAACAGCAACCCGAG TCTATGAACGCAATCATTTTGGAAATGCTGAAGCAATTGCGAGCTTCAATTAAGTCTGAAGTGACTGCAATTGTTAATAGTGAAATGAGAATTCAGAGGCAGCAGATGAGTGATTCTCTTCTCGAGTCACTTCCAACTACTGTGAAGTTTAAGGGGGCAGTCAAGAGTGAGGTGGAAAAAATGCTCGCAAGTGAAAGGGAACAGCAAAAAAAGCAAATTTGCGACTCTCTCCTCGTGTCACTACCAAATTTGGAGAACTTCAAGGGGGTAGTCAAGAGTGAGGTGGAAACAGTAATTGCTGACGAAAGGGAACGAATGAAGCAGCAACTATACGATTCTGTCCTCGAGTCACTGCCATCTACAGAAAAGTTCAAGGAGGTAATTACAACAGCAGTGGTAACCGTACTCAGTGGTGAAAGGGAAGGGCAGAAAGAGCAAATAAAAGACTCAGTCCTTGCATCATTACCAGCCACAAAGATACTGAAGCTGATGATTAAGAATCAAGTGAATGCTGCATTAAACAACCTGCAACCTACTGGACAAGCTGGCACACATGCCAACCAAAACCACGATGAAGCTGAAATGTTCAGCAGTAAAATAGCAGAGAAGTCAAATGTCGAGAAGGCTGAGAGTAAACTACAGCGAAAAATAGCAGAGACAATGAACGTTCCAGTGTTTATGTCCTTATTAGTGGGGTTCACCACGATTGTGTCTCAGCAGCCCTTGCAGACACATAAAGAGCTTCAGCTTTTGATTGCTCTCATGGTAGTCATCGTCTTTGGTACACTGCTGTACCTTTACTCCGTTTGGTCGAAATTAGCTACCTTAAAGAGCAGGGTTACCTCTTTAGGAGAAAAGCGAcgaattttgaataatgaatcagTAGCCCTTGTTCAAGGAATTTTGGCTCCAGAGGTTTGCAGTTAA